CGGATCCACACCCGCGAAGGGTTCGTCCAGCAGTAGAAACTTTGGCTTCGTCACAAGGGCACGTGCGATCTCCAGGCGCCGCCTTTCACCTCCGGAAAGCGTGTATGCCTTCTGTTTGATCACGTGCAGGAGGTTGAGTTCCTCGAGGTGGCGGCGGACGAGGGCGGGGCGCTCGCGCCGGGGTAGGTCGAGCGTTTCAGCAATCGCGAGAACATTCTCCTCGACCGTCAGCTTCCTGAAGATCGACGCCTCCTGGGGCAGGTAGCCGACGCCGAGGCGGGCGCGCTGGTGCATCCGCAGGTGGGTGGCGTCATTGCCATCGATGAAGACACGGCCGCCTGTCGCGGGCACCAGCCCGACGATCATGTAGAAGGTGGTCGTTTTTCCCGCGCCATTGGGGCCGAGAAGTCCCACGACTTCGCCGGCCTGCACGCGGATGTCCACGCCATTGACCACGGTGCGCTGACCGTAGGTCTTGACGAGGCTCTCGGTGCGGATGCTGGCAGGATGCGCGGTCATTGCCCTTCAGGAGCTTTCTTGTCCGCCTCAAAACCGAGGTCACGGATGGGGGGGAAGGTAATGCGAATGTTCTCTCCCTGGACGCGCCGTTCGCCGCGGAAAAGAATGAGCGGTTCGCCCACCGCCACGGAGCCGCTCCCGTGGTCGATCACGGTCGGGTTTTGCGTCAGGATAATCTTATCTTCGCGCGGGTAGACTTCGGCCCTCCCGCAAGTGGCCTCGCGATCCGCTTGTACGATGCGCACGCGGCCGGTTGCAACCAGGCTCTTGAAACGTTCGAGCTTCCCGAGTGTGGCAGACTTGTCGCCTATGCGGGTGGCAACCACTTCCAGGCGGTCGCAGGTGAGTGAAAGGTTGGTGCCCGTGACCTGCACGTCTCCGGTGAAGACCGCGCGAGACTCATCGTCGTTGCTTGTCATTTCAAGCGCGCGACTTGTGATCTCGGTCTTGGTGGCATCGGCTGCATGGGCGGACGTGGCCACGGCCAGTGCCAGGAAAATCGGCAGGAATTTCATCGCAGGAGGTCCTTGAGTTCGGCGTTGTAGACTACTCGCACGTCCTGGCGCAACGAGAGGATTTTCTTCGCATGGTCGTACCGCCATTCGCGGCCGGATGCCTCGAGATCCGAGCGGATCAGGCGAACTTCCTCCGGGCCTGAGATGATCGGCTGCCTGTCGACCAGTTGGACTTCCGCCTTTGGTGCAAGCAGGACAGTATCGGGTCGTGGCGCGGGCGGCACAAACTGCGCATAATGGAGGCCTGACAGGAGGAAGCTCTCCGGGGAAAGTGCCTTCACTTCCTCCCCCCGAAGCAGGGCCGTCCGCTGT
This portion of the Opitutaceae bacterium genome encodes:
- the lptB gene encoding LPS export ABC transporter ATP-binding protein, producing MTAHPASIRTESLVKTYGQRTVVNGVDIRVQAGEVVGLLGPNGAGKTTTFYMIVGLVPATGGRVFIDGNDATHLRMHQRARLGVGYLPQEASIFRKLTVEENVLAIAETLDLPRRERPALVRRHLEELNLLHVIKQKAYTLSGGERRRLEIARALVTKPKFLLLDEPFAGVDPISVAEVQKLILALRERGIGILITDHNVRETLRIVDRGYIIRQGQVLTAGSSDFLINDPQAREHYLGQDFNL
- a CDS encoding LptA/OstA family protein yields the protein MKFLPIFLALAVATSAHAADATKTEITSRALEMTSNDDESRAVFTGDVQVTGTNLSLTCDRLEVVATRIGDKSATLGKLERFKSLVATGRVRIVQADREATCGRAEVYPREDKIILTQNPTVIDHGSGSVAVGEPLILFRGERRVQGENIRITFPPIRDLGFEADKKAPEGQ